The following coding sequences are from one Methanosarcina sp. WWM596 window:
- a CDS encoding exonuclease SbcCD subunit D codes for MKKRELSVDTDRNGTLSFVHAADLHLDSPFVGISGIDQELGERLAKATFQAYEAIIELCMEEEVDFLLIAGDVYDSADKSLYAQVRFIEGLRKLETAGIQVFICHGNHDPLDGWSASLKWPANVHTMRGDKAEVVEFKKEGETAAFVVGMSYPTRHIMKNLVKDFPKKENHWPFTIGLLHCSVGSYPEHDLYAPCTLQDLREPGYDYWALGHIHTPSVVCKEAPVVIYPGNPQGRHPGETGARGCCLVNVSSGGVISTKFIETDSVRWHIREVSIEGLEKEGELVESLQSQLDEIRENSGGRSAICRLVLSGRGPLHSTLRKEGFLEDLLHTLREDEIRSRQFTWVERIENETLFPIERELLLKREDFVGDLVKIVEGLKTDEEALDEFHEVLFPLFKSGSGGKYICKIDDDEMKSLLQCAENILLDALLTEEKHEN; via the coding sequence ATGAAAAAAAGAGAACTGTCGGTTGATACTGATAGGAACGGGACTTTGAGTTTTGTCCATGCAGCTGATTTGCACCTTGACAGTCCATTTGTAGGAATTTCCGGGATTGATCAAGAGCTGGGAGAAAGGCTTGCAAAAGCTACTTTTCAGGCTTATGAAGCTATTATTGAGCTATGTATGGAAGAAGAAGTTGATTTTCTGCTCATTGCAGGGGACGTGTATGATAGTGCCGACAAGAGCCTCTATGCCCAGGTCAGGTTTATAGAGGGACTCCGAAAGCTTGAAACCGCCGGGATTCAGGTTTTTATCTGCCATGGGAACCATGATCCTCTTGACGGCTGGTCGGCAAGCCTGAAGTGGCCCGCAAACGTGCACACCATGAGGGGAGATAAAGCGGAAGTTGTGGAATTCAAAAAAGAAGGAGAAACGGCTGCTTTTGTTGTTGGAATGAGTTACCCTACCCGTCATATCATGAAAAACCTAGTGAAAGACTTCCCGAAAAAAGAGAATCACTGGCCGTTTACCATAGGGCTTCTCCACTGCAGCGTGGGAAGTTATCCTGAGCATGACCTTTACGCACCCTGTACCCTGCAGGATCTCAGGGAGCCTGGCTACGATTACTGGGCTCTTGGACACATCCATACTCCTTCCGTGGTTTGCAAGGAAGCTCCTGTTGTAATATATCCGGGCAACCCGCAGGGCAGGCATCCAGGCGAGACAGGAGCCAGAGGGTGCTGTCTTGTGAACGTTTCTTCCGGAGGGGTTATTTCTACAAAATTCATCGAGACCGACTCTGTCCGCTGGCATATAAGGGAAGTTTCCATAGAAGGCCTGGAAAAAGAAGGGGAACTGGTAGAAAGCCTTCAAAGCCAGCTTGACGAGATCAGGGAAAATTCAGGGGGAAGGTCTGCGATTTGCAGGCTGGTTCTCAGCGGAAGAGGACCTTTGCACAGCACTCTCAGGAAAGAGGGTTTTCTTGAAGATCTTCTCCATACGCTCAGGGAAGATGAAATCCGTAGCCGGCAGTTCACCTGGGTAGAACGCATTGAAAATGAAACACTCTTTCCAATAGAAAGAGAACTGCTTTTGAAAAGGGAGGACTTTGTGGGAGACCTGGTTAAAATCGTGGAGGGCTTAAAGACTGATGAAGAAGCCCTGGACGAGTTTCATGAAGTCCTTTTCCCTCTCTTTAAATCCGGCAGTGGGGGCAAATATATCTGCAAAATTGATGATGATGAAATGAAATCCCTGCTCCAGTGTGCTGAAAACATCCTGCTTGATGCCCTGCTCACGGAGGAAAAGCATGAAAATTGA
- the pglZ gene encoding BREX-1 system phosphatase PglZ type A, with protein MVNVEKTSLSILKKFSSSELKDYEKRKIVFWYDRDKIAWDQEKQAPGEELEEIIQVLEGQAIKFHILDNNYFETKKLLEIEDLESNYLIYCPEKERAHEDNWLFDIQLYSSRFENSRISDIKSEFEIDGHELDDFFIKHEKFFGNQKERVQPLKKLYQKDWREKEFILGMLAVFSKTQALDFKLIVRDTLLKSLDEAENPAWENISKFGLEEGFWELAEEDFGFSAKNPTLKKLFLSFLVTHIKRYSGISLSGYDQYVDRKENECQIFLKHWMDSSRDSKIFEKYTRDILEENGQDMEKSLQAELDKHDVQTYLEAEAVETFDKALIVHILKSLNSPVDSTEEDFRNYLAWIDTRRTKHWFSEYENIYNALEYAVKLFWFAREYYDNPKASDALENTRSLYELFKAYAETYYQIDYLYRKFYYYYDKEQEKDILKKSLRPQIEDLYTNKLLGKLLLKWSSLIDSELNEQWKIELADSQKDFYKRHVNKILQKDDRSKVAVIISDALRYEAAVELFETLNKDTWGLPKLSYMVGVLPSYTKLGMASLLPHQFLEYKEKEIFVDGINSNGLENRKKILQNNCLESLAIRYEDFMKYNRDEARELVKGKRVLYVYHDKIDSVGDKQSSENSVFDAVEETIFEIKKLVKHLSETLNTTNIIVTTDHGFLYRRDDMENADKVETSSFDKTRIIDTTKRFILSNQELATDNSPNNSLDNIHNFDMRHMLGKEHSPLFAYVPKTDLRFKLQGGGLNFVHGGASPQEIVIPVLTYTHRRNEKTLEKKGIKYGKVNVSVINDRKKITSSKFNVKIFQTEKVTDKMKPRTIKVSLWDIGGGQEKMVSDEKIIIANNESDEPEERQYNIMLTLGNNLENKTYYLRLVDEDPAEIKDIARIPFELDLLIGDFDDF; from the coding sequence ATGGTCAACGTAGAAAAAACAAGCCTGAGTATACTCAAAAAATTCTCCTCTTCAGAACTGAAAGATTATGAGAAAAGAAAAATAGTTTTCTGGTATGACAGAGATAAAATCGCCTGGGACCAAGAGAAACAGGCTCCCGGAGAAGAGCTTGAAGAAATAATTCAGGTACTGGAAGGGCAGGCAATAAAATTCCATATCCTTGACAATAACTATTTTGAAACTAAAAAACTCCTTGAAATAGAAGACTTGGAATCAAACTACCTCATCTACTGCCCGGAAAAGGAAAGGGCACACGAAGATAACTGGCTTTTTGATATCCAGCTCTATTCTTCCAGATTCGAAAACAGCCGGATTTCAGACATCAAGAGTGAGTTTGAGATTGACGGGCATGAACTTGATGACTTTTTCATAAAACATGAAAAGTTCTTTGGCAACCAGAAAGAAAGAGTCCAGCCTTTAAAGAAGCTCTACCAGAAAGACTGGCGTGAAAAAGAGTTCATTCTGGGCATGCTGGCTGTTTTTTCAAAAACGCAGGCCCTTGATTTCAAACTTATCGTACGGGACACCCTGTTGAAATCCCTGGATGAAGCTGAAAACCCGGCTTGGGAGAATATCTCAAAGTTCGGGCTGGAGGAAGGCTTCTGGGAACTGGCAGAAGAGGACTTTGGATTTTCGGCAAAAAACCCTACCCTGAAGAAGCTTTTCCTGAGTTTCCTTGTCACACACATAAAACGGTATTCCGGAATTTCCCTTTCAGGCTACGACCAGTATGTTGACCGGAAAGAAAACGAGTGCCAGATCTTCCTCAAACACTGGATGGACAGTTCGCGGGATTCCAAGATTTTTGAGAAATATACCAGGGATATACTTGAAGAAAATGGACAGGACATGGAAAAGAGCCTGCAGGCAGAGCTTGATAAACATGATGTTCAGACCTACCTTGAAGCCGAAGCCGTGGAGACCTTTGACAAAGCTCTAATTGTTCACATACTCAAATCCCTGAACAGTCCTGTAGATTCGACAGAAGAGGACTTCAGAAACTATCTTGCCTGGATCGATACCCGCAGGACAAAGCACTGGTTTTCTGAATACGAAAACATCTACAATGCGCTTGAATATGCGGTTAAACTCTTCTGGTTTGCGAGGGAATATTATGATAATCCAAAAGCATCTGATGCGCTTGAAAATACACGCAGTTTGTATGAGTTATTCAAAGCGTATGCTGAAACTTACTACCAGATCGATTACCTCTACAGGAAATTCTACTATTACTATGACAAAGAGCAGGAAAAGGATATCCTGAAAAAAAGCCTCAGGCCTCAGATCGAAGACCTTTACACCAACAAGCTGCTCGGAAAACTGTTATTAAAATGGAGCAGCCTTATTGATTCCGAGCTCAATGAACAGTGGAAGATTGAGCTTGCAGATAGCCAGAAGGACTTTTACAAGCGGCATGTAAACAAAATTCTGCAAAAAGATGACAGGAGTAAAGTTGCAGTTATCATTTCCGATGCACTGCGCTATGAAGCAGCTGTCGAGCTTTTTGAAACCCTCAACAAAGATACCTGGGGACTTCCCAAACTCAGCTACATGGTAGGAGTCTTACCCTCATACACGAAGCTTGGAATGGCAAGTTTGCTGCCACATCAGTTTCTGGAATACAAAGAAAAAGAGATTTTTGTTGATGGGATTAATTCTAATGGTCTTGAAAACAGAAAAAAGATCCTTCAAAACAATTGCCTTGAATCATTAGCTATTCGTTATGAAGACTTCATGAAATACAATAGAGATGAAGCAAGAGAACTTGTCAAAGGAAAAAGAGTCCTCTATGTCTATCATGATAAAATAGATTCGGTAGGTGACAAACAGTCCTCAGAAAATAGTGTATTTGATGCTGTCGAAGAAACAATTTTTGAGATCAAGAAACTGGTCAAGCATCTAAGTGAAACCCTAAACACGACCAATATAATTGTCACAACAGATCATGGTTTCCTGTATCGAAGAGACGATATGGAAAATGCGGATAAGGTAGAAACCTCATCATTTGACAAAACTCGAATAATTGATACCACAAAGAGATTTATCCTGAGTAACCAGGAGCTTGCAACGGATAATTCACCGAATAATTCACTGGATAATATACACAACTTTGACATGCGCCATATGCTCGGGAAGGAACATTCCCCTCTCTTTGCCTATGTCCCGAAAACTGACCTCAGGTTCAAACTCCAGGGAGGAGGGCTCAATTTTGTACACGGAGGAGCTTCTCCTCAAGAGATTGTCATTCCGGTCCTGACATATACCCACCGGCGGAATGAAAAAACTCTCGAAAAGAAAGGCATCAAATACGGCAAAGTCAATGTGTCGGTAATAAACGACCGGAAAAAGATCACAAGCAGCAAATTTAATGTAAAGATTTTCCAGACCGAAAAAGTAACCGATAAAATGAAACCCCGCACCATCAAAGTTTCTCTATGGGATATTGGTGGTGGGCAGGAAAAAATGGTCAGTGATGAAAAAATCATTATTGCCAATAACGAATCCGATGAGCCAGAAGAAAGGCAGTATAATATCATGCTCACCCTCGGAAACAATCTTGAAAACAAAACGTATTACCTCAGGTTGGTTGACGAAGACCCGGCTGAAATAAAAGATATTGCCCGGATTCCATTCGAACTTGACCTTTTGATTGGCGATTTTGACGACTTCTAA
- the brxC gene encoding BREX system P-loop protein BrxC yields MTATDIKIEDLFEKDIRRDINGVIKVDQEDERSVYTELDEYVVTGESLKHFDTFFRNYTATLEEPTDKIGVWISGFFGSGKSHFLKILSYLLANREVQGKTALEFFREKITDPAIFANIEKAVTTGTKDVILFNIDSKANTANKGDEQIVNIFMRAFNDMRGYMGDVFWIADLEEQLEEKGLYEPFKTEFERINGEPWEERRVAYGFEQDDIIEALASCGSMSREAASRLFESDGASFTFSVEKFANKLDKYCKSKGKAHQVIFLVDEIGQYIGENSELMLNLQTIVEDLGTRLQGKAWVAVTSQADIDTVTKEHVKGYDFSKIQGRFNTRLGLTSANVDEVIKKRILSKKEEYREVLASYYAEKQTILRNLLAFSNRAEIKVYKNEDDFVNVYPFVPYQFNLVQKVFDRIRETGFTGKHLAKGERSMLSAFKESTENYCENNVGMLIPFHAFYETIEGFLDPIIARTISHARNNDKLNDKDCELLEILFMIRSIQEIEPNLDNLIVLSISSVDEDKIKLKERIVESLRKLENQTLINKSEDKYYFLTNEEQEINKDIKRVEIEEHQILEEIHGMLYDQKQGICPASHKEYRFNKAIDDRVKTVTGADLTIKFLTPLSDLYNSKKGNQQSLSGDTLSNIDSTDTLLFILSDNELIDQIRSYLKIEKYLKQNSSNRNNVEIQNILSTKQQNANSARAKALELVQQGVSNSRVFVDNKEIVPEKSSPKERVKEGLDLLIQNVYNKAGYVTKDYENDSEVLRVLRSDDLEKFGVEGSDINRLALKEMLDYIRLKYGRSGRVLLSDLKERFTKKPYGWKDMTISGLVAILYLREEIKLRYQSEYLFNAADATAKHLTRRDDADKLVIEIREKTGEEDLKVVRLILKDLFGKLNLREKEGELYDDARKIFSEELTNLQKIEGRYEEEKSFPGRSQIKAYRIFLKELTENSDPSAFFRAIASKKTEFEKLHADAEPVKIFFGGTQVDIFKRLARKYKAYCRNTQFLGEETKSAIEEVNEILSLEKPYTQISRLPILEKKIEVSIQEALSTQKKEIRESLDTVTKELEKDLSDEIFSDDFRETVLGLFNVVKRTIEDAEDCALVQSQLPMINSLRVEAYRQIDKESQTIREKQQRESWIIRDGQQKLASEKSTTSPDNPETPETKPVDRENEAETEYVPPAVPQRNTKIISEISFFKSGKMLENEADIEEYITQLREKLLKILKEKNIRV; encoded by the coding sequence ATGACTGCCACAGATATAAAAATAGAAGATTTATTTGAGAAAGATATCCGAAGGGATATCAACGGGGTAATTAAAGTTGACCAGGAAGACGAGAGAAGCGTCTATACTGAACTTGATGAGTATGTGGTGACAGGCGAGTCTCTAAAGCATTTTGATACCTTTTTCAGGAACTATACTGCGACACTGGAAGAACCCACAGATAAAATAGGAGTCTGGATCTCAGGGTTCTTCGGTTCGGGAAAATCACATTTCCTCAAAATCCTGTCATATTTACTGGCAAACCGAGAAGTTCAGGGAAAGACAGCACTCGAATTTTTCAGGGAAAAAATTACAGACCCTGCGATTTTTGCCAATATCGAGAAAGCTGTTACTACAGGCACTAAAGACGTTATTCTTTTTAATATTGATTCCAAAGCAAATACTGCAAACAAGGGCGATGAACAGATTGTAAACATCTTCATGAGGGCTTTCAATGATATGCGCGGGTATATGGGAGACGTTTTCTGGATCGCAGACCTTGAAGAACAGCTTGAGGAAAAAGGACTCTATGAGCCTTTCAAAACAGAGTTTGAGCGCATAAACGGAGAGCCCTGGGAAGAGAGACGAGTAGCCTACGGTTTTGAGCAGGATGATATTATAGAAGCTCTTGCAAGCTGCGGTTCGATGAGCAGGGAGGCTGCTTCAAGGCTCTTTGAAAGCGATGGGGCAAGCTTCACTTTCAGCGTTGAGAAATTTGCAAATAAGCTCGATAAGTACTGCAAATCAAAAGGAAAAGCCCATCAGGTAATTTTCCTTGTGGATGAAATTGGACAGTATATCGGGGAAAACAGCGAACTGATGCTCAACCTCCAGACCATTGTTGAAGATCTGGGAACCAGGCTTCAGGGAAAAGCCTGGGTTGCAGTCACTTCACAGGCTGATATTGATACTGTTACAAAGGAACACGTGAAAGGTTACGACTTTTCCAAGATCCAGGGACGCTTTAACACCCGGCTGGGCCTTACCAGCGCTAACGTAGATGAGGTTATCAAGAAAAGGATCCTTAGTAAAAAGGAGGAATACCGAGAAGTTCTTGCTTCTTACTATGCAGAAAAGCAAACAATACTCAGAAATTTACTTGCGTTTTCAAACAGGGCTGAAATAAAGGTCTACAAAAACGAAGATGACTTTGTAAACGTATATCCTTTTGTCCCCTACCAGTTCAACCTTGTGCAGAAGGTCTTTGACAGGATCAGAGAAACAGGATTTACGGGCAAACACCTGGCAAAAGGGGAAAGGTCAATGCTCAGCGCTTTTAAGGAGTCAACTGAGAACTACTGCGAGAATAATGTGGGGATGCTAATTCCTTTCCACGCCTTCTATGAGACTATTGAAGGTTTCCTTGACCCGATTATCGCAAGAACAATCTCTCACGCCCGGAATAACGATAAACTCAACGACAAAGACTGTGAACTTCTGGAAATCCTGTTTATGATCAGGAGTATTCAGGAAATTGAGCCGAACCTCGACAACCTGATAGTGCTTTCCATTTCCTCGGTTGACGAAGACAAGATCAAACTGAAAGAGAGAATCGTTGAGTCCCTGCGAAAACTCGAAAACCAGACCCTGATAAACAAGTCAGAAGACAAGTACTATTTCCTGACAAATGAGGAGCAGGAGATCAACAAGGACATCAAAAGGGTAGAAATCGAAGAGCACCAGATCCTTGAAGAAATCCACGGGATGCTCTATGATCAGAAACAGGGGATCTGTCCGGCTTCCCATAAGGAATACAGGTTTAACAAAGCGATTGATGACAGGGTGAAGACCGTCACGGGTGCAGACCTTACAATCAAGTTTCTGACTCCCCTTTCGGACCTGTATAATAGTAAAAAAGGGAATCAGCAGTCTCTGAGCGGCGATACTTTAAGCAATATCGATTCAACGGACACCCTACTTTTCATACTTTCGGACAACGAATTGATCGACCAGATAAGGTCCTACCTGAAAATAGAGAAATACCTCAAGCAAAACTCCTCAAACCGGAATAATGTGGAAATCCAGAATATTCTTTCCACAAAACAGCAGAATGCAAACAGTGCAAGAGCAAAAGCCCTGGAACTGGTCCAGCAAGGAGTCTCGAATTCAAGGGTTTTTGTTGATAACAAGGAAATAGTTCCTGAAAAATCCAGCCCGAAAGAGCGTGTAAAGGAAGGGCTTGACCTTCTTATACAGAACGTCTACAACAAAGCCGGATATGTTACAAAGGACTATGAAAACGATAGTGAAGTGCTCAGAGTCCTGCGCTCGGACGACCTTGAGAAGTTCGGAGTTGAAGGCAGCGATATAAACAGGCTGGCCTTAAAGGAAATGCTTGACTACATCCGGTTGAAGTACGGGAGAAGCGGCAGGGTCCTGTTAAGTGACTTAAAGGAACGCTTCACGAAAAAGCCCTACGGCTGGAAAGATATGACGATTTCAGGGCTTGTGGCTATTCTTTACCTCAGAGAGGAGATTAAACTCCGCTACCAGTCCGAATACCTGTTCAATGCCGCGGATGCTACGGCAAAGCACCTGACCAGAAGAGATGATGCTGACAAGCTGGTCATAGAAATCAGGGAAAAGACCGGAGAAGAAGACCTCAAAGTCGTACGGCTGATCCTCAAAGATCTTTTTGGTAAATTAAACCTGCGAGAAAAAGAAGGAGAACTATACGATGATGCGAGAAAAATATTCTCAGAAGAACTTACAAACCTGCAAAAAATCGAAGGCAGGTATGAGGAAGAAAAGAGCTTTCCGGGCAGATCTCAGATAAAAGCCTACAGGATATTCCTGAAGGAACTGACAGAGAACTCTGACCCCTCAGCCTTTTTCAGAGCCATTGCCTCCAAAAAAACCGAGTTTGAGAAGCTTCACGCCGATGCAGAGCCTGTGAAGATCTTTTTTGGAGGTACCCAGGTTGATATCTTCAAGAGGCTTGCCCGAAAGTACAAAGCTTACTGCAGAAACACCCAGTTCCTCGGGGAAGAAACAAAATCAGCCATTGAAGAGGTCAACGAAATCCTTAGTCTGGAAAAACCTTACACTCAGATCAGCAGGCTTCCCATACTGGAGAAGAAGATAGAAGTTTCAATTCAGGAGGCCCTTTCTACCCAGAAAAAAGAGATCAGAGAAAGCCTTGATACGGTTACAAAAGAGCTTGAAAAGGACTTATCAGACGAAATATTTTCCGACGACTTCAGGGAAACAGTACTTGGGCTCTTCAATGTAGTCAAAAGGACCATAGAAGACGCTGAGGACTGCGCTCTTGTCCAGAGCCAGCTCCCGATGATAAATTCTCTCCGGGTAGAGGCTTACAGGCAGATAGATAAAGAGAGCCAGACCATCCGGGAAAAGCAGCAGAGAGAGAGCTGGATAATCCGGGATGGGCAGCAGAAACTAGCCTCTGAGAAAAGCACTACATCCCCAGATAATCCGGAAACTCCGGAAACAAAGCCTGTAGACCGGGAAAATGAAGCAGAAACAGAATATGTTCCTCCGGCAGTTCCTCAGAGAAATACCAAAATTATCAGCGAGATATCATTTTTCAAGTCTGGAAAAATGCTGGAAAACGAGGCAGATATCGAGGAGTACATTACACAGCTCAGAGAGAAGCTGTTGAAAATTCTCAAGGAAAAGAACATAAGGGTCTAA
- a CDS encoding DUF1788 domain-containing protein: MKLEKRLELFKEKIITTDFLDCKGLGNEIPYWIFDYEPEKELLVRDTIEKIISSFESKHSIKIVEINLYNLCLKILNQKLTDEKIIQFETKKGSDALLEKIRLILNQEATKKEITEILKVDYNLIFLTGVGNAWPMTRAHTVLNNLHSVTGKKPLVMFYPGKFSGLDLSLFGEFKSKNYYRAFRLMPEAM, encoded by the coding sequence ATGAAACTTGAGAAGCGTCTAGAACTCTTTAAAGAAAAGATAATAACAACAGATTTTCTGGACTGTAAGGGATTGGGAAACGAGATTCCATACTGGATCTTTGATTACGAACCGGAGAAAGAGCTCCTTGTAAGGGATACAATTGAAAAAATAATCTCAAGTTTTGAGAGTAAACACTCGATTAAGATAGTTGAGATAAATCTGTACAATTTGTGTCTCAAGATCCTGAATCAAAAGCTTACGGATGAAAAAATAATTCAGTTCGAAACGAAAAAAGGTTCAGATGCCTTGCTTGAGAAAATAAGATTAATTCTGAATCAAGAAGCCACAAAAAAAGAGATTACTGAGATACTTAAAGTCGATTACAACCTAATTTTCCTGACGGGAGTAGGAAATGCATGGCCAATGACCAGAGCTCATACCGTCCTTAACAACCTTCATTCTGTCACAGGCAAAAAGCCCCTTGTGATGTTTTATCCGGGAAAATTCAGTGGGCTTGACCTGAGCTTATTTGGTGAATTTAAAAGCAAGAATTACTACAGAGCTTTCCGCCTGATGCCAGAAGCAATGTAA
- a CDS encoding RRXRR domain-containing protein — protein sequence MLVFVINQNKKPLMPCKPSKARKLLQTGKAKVFRNTPFTIKLLFGSSGYTQPVTAGMNTGSKVVGCAAITNRKVLHQSEIYLRENVSKKMQQRKMFRRTRKGRKTRYRPSRFDNRGNSTKEGRLAPSIRSKLEAHFWEGNRVCQRQKVFRLLCYFGYVWKKNIR from the coding sequence ATGTTAGTTTTCGTAATCAATCAAAATAAAAAACCACTAATGCCCTGTAAACCTTCAAAAGCCAGAAAGCTACTGCAAACAGGAAAGGCAAAAGTGTTCCGAAATACGCCATTCACAATTAAGTTACTTTTCGGAAGCAGTGGGTATACTCAACCTGTAACTGCAGGGATGAATACCGGCTCTAAGGTAGTGGGCTGTGCAGCCATTACTAACAGAAAAGTGTTGCATCAGTCAGAAATTTACCTGAGAGAAAACGTTTCAAAAAAGATGCAACAACGGAAGATGTTCCGGAGAACCAGAAAAGGTAGAAAAACAAGGTACAGACCCTCAAGATTCGATAACCGGGGAAATTCAACAAAAGAAGGAAGATTGGCTCCTTCTATCCGAAGCAAACTTGAAGCTCATTTCTGGGAAGGGAATAGGGTTTGTCAAAGGCAAAAAGTCTTCCGGCTTCTTTGCTATTTCGGATATGTTTGGAAAAAAAATATCAGATAG
- the brxL gene encoding protease Lon-related BREX system protein BrxL, whose amino-acid sequence MVEADLETVSLETDRKLNKYFSGRVVRKDLTKLLKIGHNVPVYVLEYLLGSYCADDDEDVIREGVQIVKNILSQNYVRPDEAERIKSRIRETGYYTVIDKITVTLNERRDIYEATFSNLGLKSIEIDSDYVIKYDKLLGGGIWCMIKMEYSTESASSPFIISSLKPIQIPNMNLQEILVERKNFTKDEWIDVLMRSIGMEPTQLETPTKWHMIERLVPLVENNYNLCELGPKSTGKSHVYKEISPNTILISGGQTTVANLFYNMSTRQVGLVGFWDVVAFDEVAGIRFKDKDGIQILKDYMASGSFARGKEQKNANASIVFVGNVNQSIESLIKTSNLFSPFPDAMNSDTAFFDRMHYYIPGWEIPKFRPEHFTDRYGFIVDYIAEFFREMRKRSYADNINRFFKLGNNLNQRDVIAVKKTFSGLMKLIYPDENITREQAQEILEYALTGRRRVKEQLKKIGGIEFFDVNFSYIDNENLKEAFVSVPESGGNKIIPSGITKPGEAYAVAATDSGKIGIYKFEVQVIAGSGKYEKSGTGSNSQTKESIKTAFNYFKANAKSISQSISVKEKDYFLHVQDLYGVGMSEELALAAFISLCSGALERSLQEQTAILGSMTIGGSVGVLENLAGLLQVCLDAGAKRVMIPISSAGKIATVPPELFSKFQISFYEDPIDAVYKSMALI is encoded by the coding sequence ATGGTTGAAGCAGATCTTGAAACAGTAAGCCTTGAAACAGACCGAAAATTAAATAAGTACTTCTCTGGCAGGGTTGTGAGAAAAGACCTTACAAAACTGCTGAAGATCGGGCACAACGTCCCTGTCTATGTACTGGAATACCTTCTAGGCTCGTACTGTGCGGATGATGACGAGGATGTAATTAGGGAAGGCGTCCAGATTGTCAAAAATATCCTGTCCCAGAACTATGTCCGACCTGATGAAGCTGAAAGGATCAAGTCAAGGATCAGGGAAACCGGTTATTACACGGTTATTGATAAAATCACGGTAACACTCAATGAAAGAAGGGATATCTACGAAGCTACTTTCTCCAACCTTGGGCTCAAAAGCATTGAGATTGACTCTGATTATGTAATAAAATACGACAAGCTTCTAGGCGGCGGGATCTGGTGCATGATTAAGATGGAGTACTCTACAGAATCAGCTTCTTCGCCATTCATCATCTCCAGCCTGAAACCTATCCAGATCCCTAATATGAACCTCCAGGAGATCCTGGTGGAAAGGAAGAACTTTACTAAAGATGAGTGGATCGACGTCCTGATGAGAAGCATTGGGATGGAACCCACCCAGCTTGAAACTCCCACAAAATGGCATATGATCGAAAGGCTCGTTCCTCTTGTCGAGAATAACTATAACCTCTGCGAACTCGGCCCGAAAAGCACAGGAAAATCTCACGTTTACAAGGAAATATCCCCAAACACCATTCTGATCTCCGGAGGGCAGACCACAGTTGCAAACCTCTTCTATAACATGTCCACCCGACAGGTGGGGCTTGTGGGGTTCTGGGATGTTGTGGCATTTGACGAAGTTGCAGGAATCCGTTTCAAAGACAAGGACGGAATACAGATCCTCAAAGACTACATGGCCTCCGGTTCTTTTGCAAGGGGAAAAGAGCAAAAGAATGCGAATGCGTCAATCGTCTTTGTTGGAAATGTTAACCAGAGTATAGAGTCCTTAATAAAGACTTCAAACCTTTTTTCCCCCTTCCCGGACGCCATGAACAGCGATACCGCCTTTTTTGACAGGATGCACTACTACATCCCTGGTTGGGAAATCCCTAAATTCAGGCCTGAACACTTTACAGACAGATATGGATTCATAGTTGACTATATTGCAGAATTCTTCAGGGAAATGAGAAAGCGGTCCTATGCCGACAACATAAACAGGTTCTTTAAACTCGGAAACAACCTGAACCAGCGTGATGTAATTGCCGTTAAAAAGACCTTCTCAGGCCTTATGAAACTCATCTACCCGGATGAAAATATCACCAGAGAGCAGGCACAGGAGATCCTTGAATACGCTCTCACAGGAAGAAGGCGTGTAAAAGAGCAGCTCAAGAAAATTGGGGGGATCGAGTTCTTTGATGTCAATTTCTCTTACATTGACAATGAAAACCTGAAAGAAGCTTTCGTGTCCGTTCCAGAAAGCGGCGGGAATAAAATAATCCCTTCAGGCATTACAAAACCCGGAGAAGCCTATGCTGTTGCAGCTACCGACTCCGGCAAGATCGGGATTTATAAGTTTGAAGTTCAGGTAATTGCTGGTTCGGGAAAATACGAAAAATCAGGCACAGGGTCAAATTCTCAGACCAAGGAATCCATAAAAACAGCTTTCAATTACTTCAAAGCCAACGCAAAATCCATAAGCCAGAGCATCTCTGTAAAAGAAAAAGACTATTTTTTGCATGTCCAGGACCTCTACGGAGTTGGCATGTCCGAAGAACTCGCCCTTGCAGCCTTCATAAGCCTCTGTTCAGGAGCATTGGAAAGGTCGCTTCAGGAACAGACCGCAATCCTCGGAAGTATGACAATCGGAGGCTCTGTAGGTGTACTTGAAAACCTTGCCGGTCTTTTGCAGGTCTGTCTTGATGCCGGGGCAAAAAGAGTAATGATTCCGATTTCTTCGGCAGGAAAAATTGCGACAGTACCGCCGGAATTATTTAGTAAATTCCAGATTTCTTTTTATGAGGACCCTATTGATGCTGTTTACAAATCTATGGCATTGATTTAA